The genomic stretch CCTCCGCGAACCGCGCGGGCATCGTCAGGACGTCGAAGTCGAACGGCGACACGTCGGGCAGCTCGTCCCAGTCGACCGGTGCCGACACCGGGGCGTGCGGCTTGGGCCGGATGGAGTACGCGGAGGCGATCGTGCGGTCCCGGGCCATCTGGTTGTAGTCGATGAAGATCTTCTCGCCGCGCTCCTCCTTCCACCACGACATGGTCACGCGGTCGGGGAGGCGCCGTTCCAGCTCGCGGCCGAAGGCGATCACCGCGTGCCGCACCTCGGTGAAGGTCCAGCGCGGCTGGATCGGCACGTAGACGTGCACTCCGCGGCCGCCCGACGTCTTCGGCCAGCCCTCCATGCCGTACTCGTGCAGGAGCTCGCGCACGTGCGGCGCGACCCACACGGCGTCGGAGAAGTCGGTGCCCGGCTGCGGGTCCAGGTCGATGCGGATCTGGTTGGGCGACTCGACGTCGGTCTTGTCCACCGGCCACGGGTGAAAGGTGAGCGTGCCGAGGTTGGCGCACCAGGCCACGACGGCGACCGAGTCCGGCGCGATCTCGTCGGCCGTCCGCCCGCTGGGGAACGTGATGTGCGCGGTCGGCACCCACGGCGGGGCGTTCTTCGGCACCCGCTTCTGGTAGAAGGCGTCGCCGGTGTTGTCGACCCGCGTCGACAGGCGGGCGCCCTCGAACACGCCGCCCGGCCAGCGCTCCAGCGTCGTCGGGCGGTCCCGCAGCGCGAACAGGATCCCGGGGCCGACGGCCACGAAGTACTCGACGACGTCGATCTTCCGGATGCCGCGCTCGGGGAAGTACGGCTTCTCCGGGTTGGAGACGCGAACCTCCAGACCGTCGACGTCGAGGATCGCCGCGTTCTTGCTGCTGGCCATGGCACTCCGCTCGCAGGGATCAACGAGCGCAGAGTGTCACGCCGGGCAGGTGAGCCCGTCCAGCGGAGCGGTGAGGTCGATCAGGTAGGCGTTGACCGCGGCGGTCACGCACTCGCTCTTCGGATAGGCGGTGTGGCCCTGCCCCTGCCACGTCAGCAGGACGCCGGACTCGAGGTCCTCCGCCATGTCCACGGCACCCGGGAGCGGCGTCACCGGGTCGCCGGCGGTACCCACCACGAGGATCGGTGCGCTGCCCTCCGCGTCCCGCTCGGGCAGCGGCGTGCGCTCGGCCTCCCAGACGTTGCAGGTGTAGAGGCCGACGGCCGATCCGGCGCCGAACAGCGGGTACTTCTGGTTCCACTCGACCGCGAGCTCGCGGATCTCGCGCTCCTCCACGGTCACGTCCGTGTCGGCGCAGTTGATCGCGATGTTGGCGTCGAAGAGGTTGGAGTAGGTGCCGTCCTCGAGCCGGCCGGCGTAGGCGTCGGCGAGGGAGAACAGCCCGGCGGAGTCGCCCTTCGAGGCGGCGGCGAGCGCCTGGGCGAGCTGCGGCCACGAGGCCGTGTCGTACAGGGCTGCGGCGATCGCCGTCTGGATGACGCCGGGCGTCGCGCGGCGGGCCGCCGCGGCGTCCTCGGGGTCCGCGCTGGGCACGGGTGTCGCGGCGGCCGTGGTCAGCAGGTTCTCGACGAACGCCCGCGGGTCGGCACCGATGGGGCAGCCGGCGATGAGGCCGACGCAGTTCTCCGCGAACGCGTCGAAACCGGCCTCGAGCGCCGCGGCACGGGCCTCGGCGTGCTCCACCTTGTCGGTGTCGGGGTCGACCGCGGCGTCGAGCACCACGGCGCGCACGTTCTCGGGGAACAGCTCGGCATACGTGGAGCCCAGCGTCGTCCCGTAGGAGTAGCCGAGGTAGGTCAGCTGCTCGTCGCCGAGGGCCTCGCGGAGGCGGTCCATGTCACGGGCGGTGTCGGTGGTGTTGAAGGTGCCGAGGGCGTCGCCGTACTCCTCGGCGCAGGCGTCGGCGACCTCCTGGGCCAGGGCGAACGCCTCGTCGATCTGCTCGTCGGTCACCGGTCGCGGCTCGGCGGCGACGATGTCCTCCTTGGTCTCGTCGGGGATGCACTCCACCGGCGTGGACAGGCCGACGCCGCGCGGGTCGAAGCCGACGATGTCGAACCGCTGGAGGACCTCCACGGGGAGGGTCAGTGCCGCGCTCAGGGCTGCGTCGGCTCCCGAGACGCCGGGACCGCCCGGGTTGACCATGAGCGAGCCGATGCGGTCGGTCTGGCCGGCCATCACGACGCGGACGAGGAACAGCGGCAGCGTCGCGCCCTCGGGCTCGTCGTAGCTGATCGGCACCTCGGTCGTGCCGCACTCGAAGGACAGGTTCCGCTCGGCGCCGGGACGCTCGGCGATCAGCCCCTGCAGCTGGGCGTTGCAGTCGGTCCACTCGATCTCGGCCACCTGAGGCTCGGCCGGCGTGGTCGGTGCGGCCGACGCCGTCGACTCCTCCTCGACGGAGCCGGAGAACGACGAGCAGCCCGCCAGCACGAGGCTCGAGGCGAGCAGGATCGACGGGACGACCGACCGGCCGCGGGACGAACGCATGATCATCAGACTAGGAGCCGCGCGGGGCCGCTGCAGACGATCACCGGCCGCCGAGGGCCTCTCAGGTGGTCAGGACCTCCGCCAGGTCGTACCGCACCGGCACGTCCAGCTGGTCGTAGGTGCAGGTCAGCGGGTCGCGGTCGGGCCGCCACCGGAGGAACTGTCCGGTGTGACGAAGACGTCGTCCCTCGAGCTGGTCGTACTTGATCTCCACCACCAGTTCCGGGCGCAGCGGCACCCAGGAGAGGTCCTTCTTCGCGTTCCACCGGCTGACCGCGCCGGGCATGCGGGTCCCCGGGCCGTTCGCTGCGTCCTCCCCCTGGGGAACCTGGGCATTCGCCCAGTCCTGCCACGGGTGCCCGTCCAGCGCCTCGGCGCGGTACGGCTCGAGCTCCTCGACCAGCTCCGCCCGGCGGGCCATGGGGAAGGACGCCGCGACGCCGATGTGCTGCAGCTTCCCGTCGTCGTAGAGCCCGAGCAGCAGCGACCCGACGATCGGCCCGCTCTTGTGCCAGCGGAACCCGGCGACGACGCAGTCGGCGGTCCGCACGTGCTTGACCTTGGTCATCAGCCGCTGGTCGGGCCCGTAGGGAAGGTCGGCGGCCTTGGCGACGACCCCGTCGAGGCCGGCGCCCTCGAAGGTCTCGAACCAGCGCCGCGCGGTGTCGGCGTCCCGCGTGATGCCGGTGAGGTAGACCGGCGGTGCACTGTCGGCGAGCGCCTGCTCGAGCCGCGCGCGGCGCTGCGCGAACGGCCGCTCGAGCAGCGACTCGTCGCCCAGGGCCAGCAGGTCGAACGCCACGAACGACGCCGGCGTCTGCTCGGCCAGCAGCCGCACCCGCGACTCGGCGGGGTGGATGCGCTGCAGCAGCGCCTCGAAGTGCAGCCGGTCCCCGGCCGGGACGACGATCTCGCCGTCGACCACGCACTTCCGCGGGAGCTGTGCCTTGACCGCCGCCACCACCTCGGGGAAGTACCGGGTCAGCGGGCGCTCGTTGCGGCTGCCGAGCTCCACCTCGTCGCCGTCCCGGAACACGATGCAGCGGAACCCGTCCCACTTGGGCTCGTAGTAGAGGTCCTCGCCGGTCGGCAGCTTCGTGGCGGCCTTGGCCAGCATCGGCTTCACCGGCGGCAGCAGGGGCAGATCCATGCAGGTCAGTCAATCAGGACGGGGCGCGCACGGGGGCCTCGACGGGGACGGTCCGCGGTCCTACCGTCCGCCGCGCGGGGGATGACCGAAGGGCACGACCATGCCGCTCTACCTGACGAGGTTCAGCTACACGCCCGAGACGTGGGCCCGCATGATCAGGAATCCGGAGGACCGCCGGAAGGCCGCGCAGGCCTACATCGAATCCGTCGGCGGGTCGCTGCACGGGTTCTGGTACGCCTTCGGAGCCTACGACGGGCACACCCTGTGGGAGGCGCCCGACGACGTGTCGATGGCCTCGGTGGCCCTGGCGATCGGCAGCGGCGGGGCGATCAAGGCGATGGAGACGACCGTCCTGCTCACCGTCGAGGACACCATCGAGGCGTTGACCAGGGCGCAGGGCATCTCCTACCGCGCCCCGGCGACCGCGTAGCGGGTGAAGAGCATCCCGTCCTCCTCGAGCAGCTGACGCAGGTCGAGCCGGGCCGGGGTGCCCAGCGCCGCCTCCAGCAGCCGCGACTCGCCGCCGACGAGGGCGGGGGAGATCGACAGGTCGAGCTCGTCGACGACGCCCGCGGTCAGGGCCGCGTGCAGCAGCTGCGGGCCGCCCTCGCAGACCAGCTGCTCGAGCCCGCGCTCGGCCAGCCGGTCCAGCGTCGTGGGCAGGTCGACGTCGTCGTCGCCGCAGACCAGGACCTCGGCGCCGGCGTCGGCCAGCGCCGCCCGGCGGTCCGGGTCGGCCGCCTCGCACGTCACGCAGATCGTGGGAGAGGGCCCGCCCAGGAGCTTCCCGCCCGGGTCCAGCGACGCTCGTCCCGAGACGACGACGATGGGCGCGGTCGGCGGCCGCCCCAGCGCGGCACGGAGCCGGCCGACCCGCGTCTCCGGCGTGATCGGGCCGTACCCCTCGGCGGCCGCCGTCCCGTGACCGACGAGGACGCCGTCCGCGAGCGCCCGCAGCAGGTCGAAGATCCGCTTGTCGCCGGGCGAACCGAGCGGCTCGCTGCGGCCGCCCACGGTCACCGCGCCGTCCAGCGAGGCGATGAAGTTGACCCTCAGGTGCCGCCCGGCGGCAGCCGGTAGGCCTCGACGAGTCCGGCCTGGTCGAGTTCGGAGTCCAGGAGGGCCGGGTCGGGGAGGAGGCGGCGCACGTCAGCGGATGCTGACGACGGCCGCGCTCTCGGCCGGCATGGTCACCGTCTCGCCGTCGGTCTCGGGCAGCTCACCGGTCGCGAAGAGCACCTCGGCCGTGGGCAGGTCGAGGTCGATCTCCCGCGGCTCCCCGGCCAGGTTGACCACCACCCGGAGGGAGCCGCGCTTCACGACCAGCCACCGGTCGGTGTCGTCCCAGTCGACCTCGACGGCGGTCAGGTCGGGGTCGAGCAGATCGGGGTGCGCGCGTCGCAGCGCCAGCAACGACCGGTGGACGGCGAGCAGCCGGTCGTGCGGCTCCTTGCCGAGCTCGGCCCAGTCCAGCTTCGACCGGCTGAACGTCTCGGGGTCCTGCGGGTCGGGCACGACGTCGGCGTCCCAGCCGTGCTCGGCGAACTCGCCGATGCGGCCCTCGGCAGTGGCCTTGCCCAGTTCCGGCTCCGGGTGGCTGGTGAAGAACTGCCAGGGCGTGGTGGCGCCCCACTCCTCGCCCATGAACAGCATCGGCGTGAACGGGCTGGTGAGCACGATCGTGGCGCCGACGGCGAGCAGGCCGGGGGAGAGGGTGGCCGAGATGCGGTCGCCGACGGCCCGGTTGCCGATCTGGTCGTGGTCCTGCAGGTAGCCGAGGAACTTCCAGCCCGGCAGCGTCGCGGTGTCGACCGGCCGCCCGTGGTGGCGACGCCGGAAGCTCGACCAGGCGCCGTCGTGGAAGTAGGCCCCGGTGAGCGTCTTGGCCAGCCCGCCCAGGCCCGCCTCGGCGAAGTCCGCGTAGTAGCCCTGACCCTCGCCGGTCAGCACCGAGTGCAGCGCGTGGTGGAAGTCGTCGCTCCACTGCGCGGTCAGGCCCAGGCCGCCGGCGACGCGCGGGGTGACCATGCGCGGGTCGTTGAGGTCGCTCTCGGCGATCAGGGTCAGCGGGCGGCCGACGGCGACCGAGAGCCTGTCGACCTCCTGGGCCATCTCCTCGAGCACGTGGGTCGCCCGTTCGTCGACCAGCGCGTGCACCGCGTCGAGCCGCAGTCCGTCGACGTGCATGTCGCGCAGCCACATCAGCGCGTTGTCGATGACGTAGCGCCGCACCTCGTCGGAGTCCGGGCCGGAGAGGTTGATCGAGTTGCCCCAGGTGTTCGCGCCACCCTCGGCGAAGATCGGGAAGAACTCGGGCAGGTAGTTCCCCGACGGGCCGAGGTGGTTGTAGACGACGTCCTGGATCACGCCGAGGCCGTGGGTGTGGCAGGCGTCGACGAACCGCTGGTAGGCCGCCGGCCCGCCGTACTCCTCCTGGACGGCGTACCAGAGGACGCCGTCGTAGCCCCAGTTGTGGGTGCCGTTGAACCCGTTGACCGGCAGCAGTTCCACGAAGTCCACGCCGAGGTCGACGAGGTGGCCGAGCCGGCCGATCGCGGCGTCGAGCGTGCCCTCGGGCGTGAAGGTGCCGACGTGCATCTCGTAGACGACGCCACCTGCGAGCGGGCGCCCGGTCCAGGCGTCGTCCCCCCACGTGTGCGCACCGGCGTCGAAGCGCCGGGAGAGGCCGTGCACGCCCTGTGGCTGCCGCCTCGACCGAGGGTCCGGGCGGGGAGTCTCGTCGTCGCCGAGCAGGAACCCGTAGTCGGACTCGGGGCCCGCGTCCACCTCCGCCCGCCACCAGCCGGCGTCGTCCCGCCGCATGTCGTGGACGGTGCCGTCGACCTGGACCCGCACCCGCGCGGGCAGCGGCGCCCAGACGGCGAACTCGACGGGAGCGGACATGCGGGGGCCTCCTGGGACTGGAACGACGAACGGCGGCATCATGCCCCCGGCGTGGCGACCGAACCCTCGCCCGGGTGGCGTTCCGGTCACGGCGTGGCGCAGCCCCTGGCGCGATGCATACGCGGTATGCATACTCCGGCGACGAACCGGCACCATCGGGTGCCCGAACACCGGAGGCCGCTGATGGGCACGGTCCGCACCATCGTGTTTCCTGCGCTGCGGCTTCTGGTGTGGGCGGTGATCGCCGCGGCGCTCGTCGTCCTCGCCTTCCGGGGCGGCAGCGGGCTGGGCGGCGAGCCCGCCGCCGGTCCGGGTCCGTCCTTCGTCGACACCGGCTCCCCACCGATCCCCGTCGGGCGCGGCACGGTGAGCAACACGGTGACCGTCGCCGGCACGGTCGTCGCCGACCCGTCGGTGCCGGTGAAGGCCACCGCCGCCGGTGAGGTGAGCACGCTGCTGGCCGAGCCGGGCCCCGTGACGGCGGGCCAGCCGCTGGTCGAGATCCGCTGGGAGGAGGAGCGCGACCCGGTCACCGAGACCGACGCCGAGGGCAACCAGACGGTCACCCAGCCGAAGCCGCGGATCCGCTACGCCACCGTGGCCGCGCCGATCGCCGGCACGCTCACCAGCCTCGACGTCCTCAAGGCCCAGCTGGTCTCCGTCGGCGACCGCATCGGCAGCATCTCGCCCGGCACCCTCTCGGTGACCGCCTCGCTGACCCAGGCCGAGCAGTTCCGGCTGCTGCGCCCCCCGGCGGCGGCGGAGGTGGAGGTGCAGGGCGGGCCGGCGCCGTTCACCTGCACCGGCCTCGTGCTGGGGGCCCCGGCCTCCGCCCCGGCGGAGGAGCCCGACCCGGCCATGCCGGTCGACCCGTCCATGCCGACCGGCGGCGGGACGTCGGCCCGGTGCTCCGTGCCGCCCGGCACGGCCGTCTTCGCCGGCATGGGCGCGACGATGGCGATCCAGGCAGGGCTCGCCGAGAACGTGCTCGTGGTCCCCGTGACCGCCGTCCAGGGCTCGGTGCAGACCGGCAACGTCTGGGTGGTCGGCGAGGACGGGGAACCGGTCGAGCGGCCGGTGTCCCTGGGGCTCACCGACGGCGAGCTGATCGAGATCAAGGACGGGCTGGCCGAGGGCGAGCAGATCCTGCAGTTCGTCCCGGTGCCCGACGACACCCCGGTCGACCCCTTCACCGGCGAGCCCATGACCGGAGGGCCGTTCGGATGAGCCTGCTCGAGCTCGCCGGCGTCCGCCGGGAGGTGCGGCTGCCCGACGGCTCGGTGCTGCCCATCCTGACCGGCGTGGACCTGTCGGTCGACCACGGCGACCACGTGGCGGTCGTCGGCCGGTCCGGGTCGGGCAAGTCGACACTGCTCAACATCCTCGGCCTGCTCGACGCCCCCACCGGCGGTGACTACCTGCTGGACGGCGAGCCGACCGACCGGCTGCGTGCCCGTCGCCGGTCACGGCTGCGCGGCGAGGTGTTCGGGTTCGTCTTCCAGCAGTTCAACCTGCTCCCGCGGCGCACCGCCCTGGAGAACGTCGCCGCGCCGTTGCTGTACTCCTCCGGCCGCGCCTACCTCACCCGCACGCGAGCGGCGCGCGAGATGCTCGAGCGCGTCGGGCTGGGCGCGCGGGCCGAGCAGGTGCCCGAACGGCTCTCCGGCGGCGAGCAGCAGCGCGTGGCGATCGCGCGGGCGCTGGTCCGCCGTCCCCAGGTGGTGCTGGCCGACGAGCCCACGGGCGCCCTCGACGTGGAGACCGGCGCCCGGGTCATGGACCTGCTGACCGAGGTGACCCGCGAGACCGGCGCGGCCTTGGTCACCATCACCCACGACCTGTCGGTGGCGGCGCTCGCCGGCCGGCGGTTCCGTCTGGACGGCGGCCACCTGTCACCCCTGCCCGCCGGCTCGGCCCTGGCTGCCGCCACCTCCGCGCGGTCCGGGGGGACGGCGTGACCGGGGTCCTGGGCGCCTTCGCCGAGGCGTGGGGGGAGGTGCGGGTGCACAAGTCCCGCGTGGTGCTGTCGCTGGTCGGCGTCTTCCTCGCCGTGTTCGCCATGACCAGCGTGACGGCGCTCGGGCAGCTGATGGCCCAGGCCCAGCAGGAGCAGTCCGAGCGCTGGGGCGGCCGCGCGGCGACCATCGGCATCCAGGCCTTCGACCCCATGACCGGTGCGGCGCCGGCCAAGGAGAAGTGGGACGCCGCCGTCGCCGGGCTCATCGAGCGGTACGGGATCACCGGCGCGTCCAGCGTGGCATGGAGCGAGGGCCTCTACCGCCTGCCGGAGGGCCCCATGGCCGTCCAGACACGCACGGTGTCGCCGTCCTACGGTCCGCTGCACCGCGTCGAGCCGGTGCAGGGCCGCTGGTTCCGGGAAGGCGACCGGACCAGCCTCGCGCCGGCTCTCGTCGTCAACGAGCGCTTCCTGGCGCGGCTGGGCATCGGCGACCTCAGCTCCCCGGCGACGGTGATGATCGGCGGCCCGCGCCCGGTGCTCGCCGCCATCGTGGGCGTCGTCCGCGAGGGCTACGAGGAGGAGCTGATCGTCTACCGGGCCGAGGGGTCCGGCGGGGTCTGGGAGTCCGAGGCCGACGCGTCGCAGCAGGTGATGTACGGCCCGCCGACGCTCGAGCTGTGGGTGCCGCCCGAGCAGGCGGAGCAGGTCATCGAGACGGTGCAGCACGACCTGCGCCTCGCGCTGCCGGGCACCGACGTGCAGGCCTACCGGCAGGACGACCCGATGCTCGCGGAGTCGCTCGCGACGCTGCGCCTGGCCATCCGCGGCGCCGGCATCGTGGTGCTGATCCTCGGCGGGCTCGGCGTGCTGAACATCGGCCTCGTGACGGTGCGGCAGCGGATCCGGGAGATCGGCGTCCGCCGCAGCTTCGGCGCCGGCTCCGGCCGGATCTTCTCGGCCGTGATGCTCGAGAGCGTCTGCGCCACCGCGGTGGCCGGCGTGGCGGCCGTGGCCGCGTCCATCGTGCTCGTCCGGCTGCTGCCCCTGGAGAGCCTGGTCAACCAGGGCATCCCCTTCGCCGACCGGCCCGGCTTCCCGGTCGCCGCCGCCGTCGAGGGGATGGTGGCGGCGACCGGTGTCGGCGCGCTGGCAGGTCTGCTGCCCGCGATCATCGCCGTCCGAGCCAAGGTGATCGACGCGATCCGCTTCTAGTCGCGGACCAGCAGCGCCACCGGCAGCCGGGCCAGCAGCCGGTCGGCGGGGATGCCCGCGACGTCCGAGACGAACCGCCCGCCGGTGAGCAGGTCCTTCCACGGTCCGTTGGGCAGCTGCAGCGCGGTGTCGCCCCAGCCCTCCCGGGCCAGCCGCACCGGCAGCCGGGTGGCCACCGGGACGACGCCGCCGCGGTCGAACGCCACGACGTGCTCGGACGCCGAGCCGGTCACGACGATCGGCTCGTACCCGGCGAACCACTCGGGGTGGTCCCGGCGGGCCCGGAGGACCCGGGACACGACGAGCAGCTTCGCCGCGCCGGTCTCGTCGACCGCCGGTACGTGGCCGCCGTCCAGCTCGGCCAGCAGCCGGCGGCGCGCCGAGTAGTCGACCGGACGGCGGTTGTCCGGGTCGACCAGCGAGAGGTCCCAGAGCTCCGAGCCCTGGTAGACGTCCGGTACGCCGGGCATCGTGAGCTGCAGCAGCTTCTGCGCCAGCGAGTTCGACCGGCCGAACGGCGCGATGCGGGCGACGAGGTCCTCGATCTCCCGATGCGTCGCCTCGTCGTCGAACGCGGCGTCGACCAGTGCGTGCAGCCGGCCCTCGAACTCCTCGTCCGGATCGGTCCACGTGGTGGACGTCCCGGCCTCGCGCGCGGCCTTCTCCACGTAGGCGTGCGCCCGCTCCCGCGACAACGGCCACGCGCCGACGAGGTTCTGCCACACCAGGTGCGCCAGCGACCGGTCGGCGAGCGGGTGACGGTCCAGCAGGCGGCGCACCAGCGCCGCCCACTCGTCGGGCAGCTCGGCCAGCACCGCCAGGCGTGCCCGGACGTCCTCGCTGCGCTTGGTGTCGTGCGTCGACAGCGTCGTCATCGACTCGGGGTAGCGCGCGGCGCGGCGCTGCTGCGCGGCGTGGAACTCGGCCACCGTGCTGCCGAACCGGGCCGGGTCGCCGCCCACCTCGTTGAGCGCCACGAACCGCGCCCACCGGTAGTAGGCGCTGTCCTCGACGCCCTTGGCCATCACCGGGCCGCTGGTCTGCTCGAAGCGGGTCGCGGCCTCCGATCCGGCCTGCGACAGCACCGGGTGCAGCGCGTCCAGCGCCGGCGCGAGGTCGCGCCGCCGCTCGCGCACCGCGGCGACCGTGCTGTCGAGGTGCTCGCGGCCGTCGGGCAGGTAGCTGCGGTAGACGGGGAAGGTCGCCAGCAGCTCGGCCAGCGCCTCGGTCTGCTGGGCCGGATCGATCCCCGGCAGCTCGCCGATCACCCGGACCAGCCGGGCGACCTCCGAGCCGAGCATGCCGTCGGTGACCTCCCGCTTGCAGTCGTGCACCAGCCGCGCGTAGTCGACGGTCTCCCCGGCGAGCTCGGTGTCGAGGGCGGTCAGCGCCGGTTCGCCGGCCGGGTCGACGAGGACGTCGTCCACCTCGGCCA from Blastococcus sp. PRF04-17 encodes the following:
- the treY gene encoding malto-oligosyltrehalose synthase codes for the protein MTGPHADRRRGTPSSTYRLQFHADFTLQDGAELAGYLADLGVTHAYASPLLRSAEGSNHGYDTVDHAHIDEARGGRAGFDRFVAALHERGLGLVLDLVPNHMGVEDPAAAPWWWDVLQHGQDSAHAGAFDIDWEFGGGKVRIPVLGSADDVEKLEVVGPEGGGSGAGELRYYDNRFPLAPGSEGGTPQEVHARQHYELVDWRRADADLNYRRFFAINTLAGLRVEDPAIFDATHGLVLELVHGGAVDGLRIDHPDGLADPKGYLDRLADASGDRWTVVEKILEPGEDLPESWRTAGTTGYDALAEVDDVLVDPAGEPALTALDTELAGETVDYARLVHDCKREVTDGMLGSEVARLVRVIGELPGIDPAQQTEALAELLATFPVYRSYLPDGREHLDSTVAAVRERRRDLAPALDALHPVLSQAGSEAATRFEQTSGPVMAKGVEDSAYYRWARFVALNEVGGDPARFGSTVAEFHAAQQRRAARYPESMTTLSTHDTKRSEDVRARLAVLAELPDEWAALVRRLLDRHPLADRSLAHLVWQNLVGAWPLSRERAHAYVEKAAREAGTSTTWTDPDEEFEGRLHALVDAAFDDEATHREIEDLVARIAPFGRSNSLAQKLLQLTMPGVPDVYQGSELWDLSLVDPDNRRPVDYSARRRLLAELDGGHVPAVDETGAAKLLVVSRVLRARRDHPEWFAGYEPIVVTGSASEHVVAFDRGGVVPVATRLPVRLAREGWGDTALQLPNGPWKDLLTGGRFVSDVAGIPADRLLARLPVALLVRD
- a CDS encoding ABC transporter ATP-binding protein, with the protein product MSLLELAGVRREVRLPDGSVLPILTGVDLSVDHGDHVAVVGRSGSGKSTLLNILGLLDAPTGGDYLLDGEPTDRLRARRRSRLRGEVFGFVFQQFNLLPRRTALENVAAPLLYSSGRAYLTRTRAAREMLERVGLGARAEQVPERLSGGEQQRVAIARALVRRPQVVLADEPTGALDVETGARVMDLLTEVTRETGAALVTITHDLSVAALAGRRFRLDGGHLSPLPAGSALAAATSARSGGTA
- a CDS encoding DNA polymerase domain-containing protein, with product MASSKNAAILDVDGLEVRVSNPEKPYFPERGIRKIDVVEYFVAVGPGILFALRDRPTTLERWPGGVFEGARLSTRVDNTGDAFYQKRVPKNAPPWVPTAHITFPSGRTADEIAPDSVAVVAWCANLGTLTFHPWPVDKTDVESPNQIRIDLDPQPGTDFSDAVWVAPHVRELLHEYGMEGWPKTSGGRGVHVYVPIQPRWTFTEVRHAVIAFGRELERRLPDRVTMSWWKEERGEKIFIDYNQMARDRTIASAYSIRPKPHAPVSAPVDWDELPDVSPFDFDVLTMPARFAEVGDKHAGLAGHAFDITPLLELFEKQVTDAGLGDLPYPPDYPKMPGEPPRVQPSKKVAAHWDEDGNRQST
- a CDS encoding dihydrofolate reductase family protein, with protein sequence MTVGGRSEPLGSPGDKRIFDLLRALADGVLVGHGTAAAEGYGPITPETRVGRLRAALGRPPTAPIVVVSGRASLDPGGKLLGGPSPTICVTCEAADPDRRAALADAGAEVLVCGDDDVDLPTTLDRLAERGLEQLVCEGGPQLLHAALTAGVVDELDLSISPALVGGESRLLEAALGTPARLDLRQLLEEDGMLFTRYAVAGAR
- the treZ gene encoding malto-oligosyltrehalose trehalohydrolase — protein: MSAPVEFAVWAPLPARVRVQVDGTVHDMRRDDAGWWRAEVDAGPESDYGFLLGDDETPRPDPRSRRQPQGVHGLSRRFDAGAHTWGDDAWTGRPLAGGVVYEMHVGTFTPEGTLDAAIGRLGHLVDLGVDFVELLPVNGFNGTHNWGYDGVLWYAVQEEYGGPAAYQRFVDACHTHGLGVIQDVVYNHLGPSGNYLPEFFPIFAEGGANTWGNSINLSGPDSDEVRRYVIDNALMWLRDMHVDGLRLDAVHALVDERATHVLEEMAQEVDRLSVAVGRPLTLIAESDLNDPRMVTPRVAGGLGLTAQWSDDFHHALHSVLTGEGQGYYADFAEAGLGGLAKTLTGAYFHDGAWSSFRRRHHGRPVDTATLPGWKFLGYLQDHDQIGNRAVGDRISATLSPGLLAVGATIVLTSPFTPMLFMGEEWGATTPWQFFTSHPEPELGKATAEGRIGEFAEHGWDADVVPDPQDPETFSRSKLDWAELGKEPHDRLLAVHRSLLALRRAHPDLLDPDLTAVEVDWDDTDRWLVVKRGSLRVVVNLAGEPREIDLDLPTAEVLFATGELPETDGETVTMPAESAAVVSIR
- a CDS encoding GYD domain-containing protein, with the translated sequence MPLYLTRFSYTPETWARMIRNPEDRRKAAQAYIESVGGSLHGFWYAFGAYDGHTLWEAPDDVSMASVALAIGSGGAIKAMETTVLLTVEDTIEALTRAQGISYRAPATA
- a CDS encoding alpha/beta hydrolase, whose product is MRSSRGRSVVPSILLASSLVLAGCSSFSGSVEEESTASAAPTTPAEPQVAEIEWTDCNAQLQGLIAERPGAERNLSFECGTTEVPISYDEPEGATLPLFLVRVVMAGQTDRIGSLMVNPGGPGVSGADAALSAALTLPVEVLQRFDIVGFDPRGVGLSTPVECIPDETKEDIVAAEPRPVTDEQIDEAFALAQEVADACAEEYGDALGTFNTTDTARDMDRLREALGDEQLTYLGYSYGTTLGSTYAELFPENVRAVVLDAAVDPDTDKVEHAEARAAALEAGFDAFAENCVGLIAGCPIGADPRAFVENLLTTAAATPVPSADPEDAAAARRATPGVIQTAIAAALYDTASWPQLAQALAAASKGDSAGLFSLADAYAGRLEDGTYSNLFDANIAINCADTDVTVEEREIRELAVEWNQKYPLFGAGSAVGLYTCNVWEAERTPLPERDAEGSAPILVVGTAGDPVTPLPGAVDMAEDLESGVLLTWQGQGHTAYPKSECVTAAVNAYLIDLTAPLDGLTCPA
- a CDS encoding efflux RND transporter periplasmic adaptor subunit, whose translation is MGTVRTIVFPALRLLVWAVIAAALVVLAFRGGSGLGGEPAAGPGPSFVDTGSPPIPVGRGTVSNTVTVAGTVVADPSVPVKATAAGEVSTLLAEPGPVTAGQPLVEIRWEEERDPVTETDAEGNQTVTQPKPRIRYATVAAPIAGTLTSLDVLKAQLVSVGDRIGSISPGTLSVTASLTQAEQFRLLRPPAAAEVEVQGGPAPFTCTGLVLGAPASAPAEEPDPAMPVDPSMPTGGGTSARCSVPPGTAVFAGMGATMAIQAGLAENVLVVPVTAVQGSVQTGNVWVVGEDGEPVERPVSLGLTDGELIEIKDGLAEGEQILQFVPVPDDTPVDPFTGEPMTGGPFG
- a CDS encoding ABC transporter permease, producing MTGVLGAFAEAWGEVRVHKSRVVLSLVGVFLAVFAMTSVTALGQLMAQAQQEQSERWGGRAATIGIQAFDPMTGAAPAKEKWDAAVAGLIERYGITGASSVAWSEGLYRLPEGPMAVQTRTVSPSYGPLHRVEPVQGRWFREGDRTSLAPALVVNERFLARLGIGDLSSPATVMIGGPRPVLAAIVGVVREGYEEELIVYRAEGSGGVWESEADASQQVMYGPPTLELWVPPEQAEQVIETVQHDLRLALPGTDVQAYRQDDPMLAESLATLRLAIRGAGIVVLILGGLGVLNIGLVTVRQRIREIGVRRSFGAGSGRIFSAVMLESVCATAVAGVAAVAASIVLVRLLPLESLVNQGIPFADRPGFPVAAAVEGMVAATGVGALAGLLPAIIAVRAKVIDAIRF
- a CDS encoding ATP-dependent DNA ligase, which gives rise to MDLPLLPPVKPMLAKAATKLPTGEDLYYEPKWDGFRCIVFRDGDEVELGSRNERPLTRYFPEVVAAVKAQLPRKCVVDGEIVVPAGDRLHFEALLQRIHPAESRVRLLAEQTPASFVAFDLLALGDESLLERPFAQRRARLEQALADSAPPVYLTGITRDADTARRWFETFEGAGLDGVVAKAADLPYGPDQRLMTKVKHVRTADCVVAGFRWHKSGPIVGSLLLGLYDDGKLQHIGVAASFPMARRAELVEELEPYRAEALDGHPWQDWANAQVPQGEDAANGPGTRMPGAVSRWNAKKDLSWVPLRPELVVEIKYDQLEGRRLRHTGQFLRWRPDRDPLTCTYDQLDVPVRYDLAEVLTT